The Bifidobacterium asteroides genomic interval AATCGTGCCTGCAGATCCTGTGCTTCATCGCTCATGAAATCACTCCTCCTCAACCATCAACCCTCAGCTGTCAACGCATCACTATGGTCCAGGGATCGGTGACGATGGACGAAACCTCCACCTGCGGGCGAACACCGGTGGCCGTCTCCATAGCCCCGGCGATGTCTCCCTTGGCGTAGCGGAACCAGAGGCTCTCAATTGCCGAGTGCGGGGTGTTGATCAGCATGGGTCTGGGTTGATTGGGCCGACCGGCCATCCGGGCCTCATAGAGCGCCTGTTGGTAGGCATCCGTGGCAGGGTGATGGCGCAAATCGCTGGTGATGTAGACATCGGCCCCCGTGGACCGAACCAGGTCGAACTCGGAGTCCCCCGAGCCGGGCAGCAGGGCGACTGTGGAGACCATGGCATCGGACGGACCGACCGCCTGAACACCCAGAGCCGTCCTGGGCAGGAGATTCGCCACCGTATGAACCAAATTCTCAAATGGCATGGGCTTGGGAAGCCGTCCCCAACGACCCAGGCCTACCTGGATCCCCTGATCGGCGTGCAGGTCGCGGTTTGAGACCGGCTGAGGGGCCAGCGGTCGCGCATCCTGCAGGCCCAGGGCATCGGCAGCCGCCTGGGCCACGCCACGGTAGGCGGCATCAGCGTTGGTATGCCCCACCCAGAGCCCGCAATAGCCCTCGATCAGCCTGGTTATCATATCCCCGCGGAAGCCCAGGCCGGAAACCTGGTGGACTGATCTGAAGAAAAGCGGATGGTGAGTGATCAGCAGGTCGGCCTTGTGATCCAGGGCCTCCTGAACCACATCGGGCCGAGGGTCCACAGCGCACCAGATCCGTCTGACCGGCCAGGACGGATCCCCCGCCACCAAACCCGGATGGTCCCATTCCTCCGCGTAATCCAGTGGGTAAAGCCCCTCTAGCAGATCCACCACCTGACCCAGGGGCACTGAAGGCCTCTGGGCCTCATCCTGTTCATCAGACATGACGATCCCTCCTCGGATCCTGCTGGGCCCAGGCCACCCCCGTGTCAGGTCAGTGAGCAGCCAGCTCCCAGTCCTGGCCGATGCCGGTGGACACGTCCAGGGGCACAGCCAATTCAACGGCATGTTCCATGGAATCCTTGACCAGCTTGGTGGCCTTGTCGGTCTCTCCGGGAGCTATTTCCACCAGCAGTTCATCGTGGATCTGCAGAGAGATGCGGCTCTTCAGCCCCTGGTCGGACAAGGCACGGCTGGCCTTGATCATGGCGATCTTCATAATGTCGGCAGCCGACCCTTGGATGGGCGCGTTCAGGGCGGCCCTCTCGGCGGCCTCGCGGGTGGGACGGCGCTTGGATCGCAGCCCAGGGAAGTAGCGCCGCCGCCCGAACATGGTCTCGGTGTAGCCCTTCTCCCGGGCGTCGGCCACCAGGGACTCCAGGTACTCATGGACCTTGCCGAAGGTGGCGAAGTACTTGGCGCGCAGCACGTCGGCCGCAGCCGGGCTGATCTTGAGCTGCTGGGCCAGGCCGTAGGTGCTCAGTCCATAGGCCAGGCCGTAGCTCATGGCCTTCACGTGGGAGCGCTGGTCTCCCGTGACCTCCTCCATGGGGATGTCATAGACCAGGCTGGCCACGTACCGGTGGAAGTCGGCGCCAGACTTGAAGGCATCGATCAGGGCCTGGTCCCCGGAAAGATGGGCCATGATCCGCAGCTCCACCTGGGAGTAGTCCGAGGAGAGCAGCGCCTCGTAGCCGCTGCCAGGCACGAAGGCCGAGCGGATCTCGCGGCCCCGGGCATCCCGGTTGGGGATGTTCTGCAGGTTGGGATCCACCGAGCTCAGCCGACCAGTGGCGGCCACGGTCTGCTCGTAGGTGGTGTGCAGCCGTCCATCCCGGAGATTGACAGCCTCGCGCAGGGTCTGCACGATCTGCTTGAGCTTG includes:
- a CDS encoding Nif3-like dinuclear metal center hexameric protein, with amino-acid sequence MSDEQDEAQRPSVPLGQVVDLLEGLYPLDYAEEWDHPGLVAGDPSWPVRRIWCAVDPRPDVVQEALDHKADLLITHHPLFFRSVHQVSGLGFRGDMITRLIEGYCGLWVGHTNADAAYRGVAQAAADALGLQDARPLAPQPVSNRDLHADQGIQVGLGRWGRLPKPMPFENLVHTVANLLPRTALGVQAVGPSDAMVSTVALLPGSGDSEFDLVRSTGADVYITSDLRHHPATDAYQQALYEARMAGRPNQPRPMLINTPHSAIESLWFRYAKGDIAGAMETATGVRPQVEVSSIVTDPWTIVMR